The Musa acuminata AAA Group cultivar baxijiao unplaced genomic scaffold, Cavendish_Baxijiao_AAA HiC_scaffold_1137, whole genome shotgun sequence genome segment AAATCGTCGACTTCTTCATCGTCAAGAAGTACCTCGAGAGACTTTTAGGTGGACCACCGGCTACTTCATCGTTGATTACTATAGAATCCAAAGCAATAGCTAAAATTTACTTTTTATCTCTTTTCCACGTAATTACTACACATGATAGCACGTGTTGCATCTTCCGTCGATAAAATCAACGACATGAAGAGAAATgagattaaatgttttactttcataattatatggatgtcaatataatttttttaagtctaTGGATCGGGATGTTAAAGATGACAAACtatatgagataatatataattaacctctAAAATTACTCGACAACCCAATCTAATTTTAATAAAGACCAATCAATGGTTTTATAACACTCAGATTAATCTCACGTTGAGAATGAAAAAGATTagattaagattaatttataaagATCTAATGAGTATGCTATCATTAGTTAAACTCTTGTTTGAAGCAGCATTTTTAGCCTTGCAGAATATAAATTACTCAATAATTTTGTTACGTTCATCGAAATTTATCTAATTTTTCATGTATATAACTGTTAAAAAATCTAGTAATTCTATCTAAATTACCCCATAGTTctgtttgaaaaaaataaatttatgagcAATAAGCTCACATGTatatttattacaaaatgataagaaAAGTTTTAGAAAACCGATTATAAGACAATTATATATAGAGAGTTAGAACTATGGATTATTAAATCATTTGAACCTCTACGATGTACAAATCCGACATCCAAAATTGATAACCTTGATTAAAACAAAACATAAACTTAAAAGTTTACCACTCAGGCAAATGGGATGAAAGTGTTGAAGGAGTCTTTCTCCATCCTAAATACTGGAACATGATCCAATTCTAACGACAGGTGACGCATGTAGCCTTTGCCATCTCCAACTGAAAGATCACCTTCAACAACTAAAGAACAGCTTCAGGAGAAGACCCTCATTTCCCATGCCCATCATCCGAAGCAGTGATTCCCAGTTCAACACAAAGTGGTCGAAGTCCTGGTTCCCCCAACAAGCTCAATGCAGCAAAACTATAGTATGAATGATACAGGTCAGGCAGCATGTTCTCTGGGAACTTTGTGAAGCCACCGTACTGCTCAGAGTCAAAGAAAGAATCAACAGCAGCAGCAAAATTACCTTAGAATAACATCAGGAGAGTAGCATCATCACCTTGGACTGGCAAGAAAGTATGAAGTCATGCAGCGCATCCTTATCGATGAACTCGTAAACACCTAGCATCTTCAGTACCCCGCCAACCCTGATTTGGACGAACACAAACTGTAGGTAAACATACTACAGTAGTTGATGTGCTCGCTTACAATTCGACATTTCTTGTTCTTACCAAAAGGCATAACATGTGTCACTGGGCTTGTTACATCTACCTTGAATGCCCCCATCAAATGATTGCCTCTGAAATGAATAAAAGATCTCCGAGTGTCAATATTTTTGTAGTTGCTATGATCAAAATCAAAACAGCAAAGTGAACAAATACAATTCATTGGGTAGTAGATCAACAGTCTTTCTCAATTTCTGATGCCAACCACAAGTATATGAAAAGCTAAATTTATCATTAGTCTTACAAGCTATTCAGCTTGAAGAACCAAAATTTGTGATATACATCcttaaaaaaatgtaaaatttagTCATCAATGCAATGCTTTTGTACTCTTAATATGAATAAAAGGATTAGTAACCTACAGTACCAAACCtttcattggatcccataataTTAACATTGCAACATACCTTTAAGCTCCACTCTACCAGCAATGGCACATCAATTACTGCAGACTGTGCTTGTTTAGAACAGATATCTGCTCCAATAAAACCCATTAGCTGGAGAGCTGCAACTCCGCAATAAGTTGCACCACCTGTGTCACTAAAAGAATAACGGGTAATCGGGCTTCCAAAACAGTAAACATCATTAACTGGCACACCCTAAATATAAGAATATAAAACCTAGCCATCCGCTCTAATGAATTGAAGCATCCATCAAGTAAATTTATAGGAATATAAAATCAAGATGGTTTATATAGAACATGCAATGCCAATGGATATACTTACCATGAGACTCTGAACCTGGTACTAAACCAAAGCCACCATCATATGACTGCCAGAAATAGCTTAAAGATTAGGAAACTTATGATGTGAACCCTAGGTTAAGAATTTAGGTTCCTTCCCATTACATACCTGACACTTTACTATATAATCCTTAGCCTTTTCTTTGTCCATTCCAGTCCAATTATTAAGCATAGAACAGATGGCAGCTGAAAAAAATAAACCCAATTCCAAATTACATTAGCAGTCAATGGTAAAAAGAGTGAATGTATAAAGATGCAAAACAAAATTGCTCACCAGCACAGTACACAAAGCGGAGATCCGTTTCTGCCCCAAAATGAATTGGCATAAAGCTGTCAAAGAATGGATAAATTCTTAAAATCTTCTCTGTGGGAAGGTTGGGAAAAGTTGTTGATATTAATTGCTtagtttgagtatcaatttgaacACTAGCTCACCATGAACATCAGATGAAAGGAATGCTGTCCTTAGACTGCAACACAGAATCCAATACTAAACCAAAATGTACTTCCTTTGCCTATTCCCTATTTGACAAATCACTATGCCCTCCAGAAAATCAAAATTCCTCCTAGTTGTGAAGGACTACTGAAAGTACTAGGCTTATTCCAATATGATGAGAAAATTCTCCATATAACATGCATATCAAACAGGAATACCCATAATCGATGACAATCGTAATTACATAATCACTATTAATCACTAGTAATTACATAATCACTAAGCGTCTAATTGTATACCAAGAAAATTTTGCCTCAAAATGAAATTTCCTTAAATTCATAATCATACATGTTTATATGATTGTGCCCGCAAAAACAAACATTATACATCTAATCATGCAAATGTAATCTCAAAACTGATCTTCCTGGTTCTTCCGCGTGGCAAAGATAAGGCCACAAAAGGTCTTCTGAACATCTAACCATACTTATATTTAGTTAAATGACCTAATTCAGTTATAATCTAGAAAGGATGAACTGTAAATATACCTTCCATCAGGTTGTTGAAGGTTTCTCATTGAAATCAAAATTGATTCAGCACTAATATTTGACAAATTGTAGCCGATCATCTTCAATATGGCTAGAGCACAGTAAGTACTTGCTAAGTGACTACAATTCTGTCTAGAAACCTGTTCAAACATAAAGAAAAACTAAATAACCATATCTGGGGATAGAAAAATTAAATAGGGACATGTTTACCAGCATAAGTTAAATAGAAGCTTATTTGTTGGGCTCATACCTCACAAATACTGGTGGAGAACTGTGAAGTTCTAGATCCACAAAAACCGTAAAATTCTCCTGAGTTGGTAATTGCTCGAGTTAAGGTGCATACACTATAAATAAGAAACAAAGATATCCATATAGCAAGCCACCTTTAAGAAAATTACCACTATCCAAGTCAGCCACCATTCTTGGATGTGCTTGGAAGGACAGAACCCAATTGGCTACTTGATCCTTGTCAACCTAAATCGTAGTTTCTTATTTGAATAAGCAAACATTGAAAAAGATAGAATCAAGAATGCTATAAAATTAAAGTTTCAAAAAGGCCCATGCATAGTTGCCATAATCACAATGCAAAAACTCGAGATTCCTTGGTATGAGCTTAACACTATAtgataatctaattttttttccaaCACTATGTCAGGTAAAACATTTCTTAAATTTGTTATAGCACTGAATGTCAAATGTGGGAGCCACTTCAGAATGATCAACCTACATCAGAAGAATCTAAGCTCAAAAACTGAATGTCTGATACCCAATTATTTGAAAAGCCTCATTTACATCCCACTCGTTTACAGCATTCTCCTCGGGACTGGATTTACAGCCTATATGCAGTGGTGTACACATACCTCATTTCGATAGCTCAGATGATGATGTTAATAATAAGATCACAAATGACAGTTGATGCCTTGTTCATAAGTCAGTTATGCATATAACTAGGAAGAAGGAAATGTCACTACAAGAGGTATGTGACTAGAGAGTTGAGCTAGACCAATGCATTGAAGCTTTAATCCTATCACTTGAAAAATTGACCACAGAGGCTTCAAGGATCAGCTTATATGATCTATAATGTATGATAAACCCAGAAACAAAAGCTCATTTTTTCAGTGTAGTATATGCATCAAGTTGACTGAAATATAAGAGATTTTCAtagtataaaatttattttaattgagATAGTGTAGATCTTACTttcgtacatacatacatacatatatatatatatatatatacatatatatatacatatatatacatatatatatacatatatatatatatacatatagagagagagagagagagagagagagagagagagagagagagatacctaTCGAAATTGCTGTATTAGGCTGGAAATGTATAAATAAAGAGCCTTTTTGATAACATATCAAAGACTCATGCTGTGTCGATTGAAATTGCATAGACCTGTCAGAGTGACCATTCCGCAACAAAAAGCTACTTGTTTAATTTGTGCGGCCGAGCTCAGATATCATCAAAACACGATTCTCCTATTCCACTATCAAGTATATAGTTTCAAATATAGTTCGACCTAAATCTCACCTATCAAAAATAGTAACTATCTATCATCTCAAGCCACAACCAATCCTAGGAAACAAGTACCAATGTTTTTACTCTGACATTACTGGCTTCAGTAATCCCAAGTCGCACTGACGTATAGATCAAAGCTTCATAATTTCGTTCTAATTCAAGTCAAATCAACAAATAACAACTACGCGAAAAGAAAACTCATTGGAAATGTTGGAAATTTCCATCCGACAATTGCGCGCAAACTAAATTATAACTGATGTGAGATATGCTCCGATTTCATAGCCAAAATTCTTCTTCTAGTGAAATGCTAAGATCTCAGAACGGTATCCAATGAAAGAAGAAGGCCAAGAGGTCGACAATACCCAGATCTCTGAAAAATGAGCGGGGATGTAGGTTAGTACCCACCCGATCGAGGGAATCGAGGATGCTGAGGCCGGAGATTGCGAAGTAGGCGAGGGTGAGGCGGTTGACCTCCTGCGACTCGTACTCCTTCGGCAGCCCCAACGCCATCATCTCTAGAAAGAGCAGGTGCCGCTCCCGCTCCAGCCTCAGGCTCGCCGACGCATCCATCGCGGCGACGAATCTCCCCGACCGCAGTGAAGTCGACCGAGACCGTTCGCCTTCCGTCCCTCGGCCCGACCGTTCTTTAAACCCAGCCCCGGTGCGGCGGTGGTCATGCCCCAAGCTTGGCGCGGGACCCACTACAAAGGCCTACGGAATGGGCCTTGATGAGCCACTCCGTCATATGGCCCGTTTAATCTTTTGCCAAATGAGTGTATAATTACGAAAAGACCTGCTTGTGGGCCTTGCCCAACTGTTACAATGGCGTAAAGGGCTAATATTTGGGCCTTATATGGGCCAGCTTAAGTGGCCTGCTAATGTCACGACAAATGCTTCAATTGTGAGCTTTTTTATGGGCCAACTTTAGGTTATTAACTtaatgatatgtatatatatatatataatagttttacatgacacAGAGCCTCAGAAATGCATGGTACACACGTTGAACAAGGTCAAGATCAAGAATAATTCCATTGGATAAACAACATGATCTCCACCACGTCTCATGCAGGTCTCCATCGAGGAACTCAAGTTCCCATTTGCTTCTCTTCGGGACGTGCCCTCGAACAGTATCATCTTATTATTGTATGGTTTTACTTGAGTATTTTTAGCTTCGGTCATCCGAAGCTTTTTCGTTTTCTATGAAATTTAGAATGACTTCAACACTTAGACCTACAATTCTAAGCACTCGGAGATTTAACTAAAGGCATGTGTGCCTTTTGTGACATGTTTGATGGATAGATTCATTGCATATATGTTTGTCTCGAGCTGCCGGTCATAATACAAAGTAGTTTGGTTCAACAAAGCAGTAGCTATTTAGACTGAGTGGTGAGGAACACTACAGCAAACTGAACATTCATTCTTCCTAAGAATTCCATTCGAAAGTCCAAAGCGATCAGTGTTTTGTACTGAATTCATCTGAACCAAATGTATAATATACAAACTCACTTCTTTCTCatgtgaattatatatatatatatatatatatatatatatatatatatatatatatatatatatatatatatatgtatgtatgtgtgtatgtatgtatgtatgtatatatatacttttatatAGGAATGATATAATGTCCATCTAGCCTTTAGTTTTGACATTATTTTTCCTCTGAAATTAgagatgatttaaaaatattatttttctaaaaGTATTCTTTAATTGTAGACaacaatttattttattatctaaAATAAGTTTAGATGTTAGGGTTTCCATGGGCCTTCATGGAGCCCTCATATTGCATTCTGGCGCACCTTTCCCATGCAGGAGCAGCCACTAAAGCTCCCCACAGCTCCACACAACTAATCTTTGGCCAAGAAGCTTAAAGgcgaagtctctctctctctctctctctctctctctctctctttctctctctctcttcccacccccccccctcccccccccttctTCGCTTCCCTTCCCATCCCGTCGCATCCCATCCCATATACCATCCCCAATCAACCAATTCAAGGAAATCGAGACACGAAAGCCACAACAAGAGAGAAATGTGtggctccttcctttcttcttgtaCTTCAATCTCGCTGCTCTCTTCTCTCTGCAAACCCTAGTGGATGTGATTATCCACCACCTCTCAACCCCATCAACCTTTTGCGGAAAGAGAAGCAAACTCCAAAAGGAGCTCAAAGCAGCCGACCATGGTTCTTCCTTCTGTTCCTGTTTATGTAGATCCACCTAACTGGAACCAGGTGAGCCCTTATCCTCTCTTTACATCCCCAAAGCATAATACGAGGGAGAGTAATATTCTCAGCCTTTTCCATATGTCCTCCTGGATATACTAGTAACGCTTGTGTCTTTAGCTACATGCTCCTCAGCTGGGCAGCAGCACCGGTGGTGGCAGAAATGAGGCTCCGCAGctcccaccaccaccgccacatgGCCTGGTGGGAGCACCACGCGGTGAAGGCGGAATGGTTGGTTCGATCAGGCCAGGGTCGATGGCGGAACGCGCTCGGCTCGCAAAGATCGGCCAGCCGGAGCAAGCGCTCAGGTGCCCTCGGTGCGACTCCAgtaacaccaagttctgctacttcaACAACTACTCCCTATCGCAGCCCCGCCATTTCTGCAAGGCGTGTCGACGTTACTGGACGCGTGGCGGGGCCCTCCGTAACGTTCCCGTCGGCGGTGGCTGCCGGAGGAACAAGAGGACCAAGTCCGGTAGCAGCAGCTCCGCGAAGAACGCAGTCACGGCCGCCTATCGCCAGAGTCGTTCACCCTCGTCGACCATAGCAGCAGGTGCAACGACATCCGGCATCACcctgcag includes the following:
- the LOC135584992 gene encoding geranylgeranyl transferase type-1 subunit beta-like isoform X1, giving the protein MDASASLRLERERHLLFLEMMALGLPKEYESQEVNRLTLAYFAISGLSILDSLDRVDKDQVANWVLSFQAHPRMVADLDSGEFYGFCGSRTSQFSTSICEVSRQNCSHLASTYCALAILKMIGYNLSNISAESILISMRNLQQPDGSFMPIHFGAETDLRFVYCAAAICSMLNNWTGMDKEKAKDYIVKCQSYDGGFGLVPGSESHGGATYCGVAALQLMGFIGADICSKQAQSAVIDVPLLVEWSLKRQSFDGGIQGRCNKPSDTCYAFWVGGVLKMLGVYEFIDKDALHDFILSCQSKYGGFTKFPENMLPDLYHSYYSFAALSLLGEPGLRPLCVELGITASDDGHGK
- the LOC135584992 gene encoding geranylgeranyl transferase type-1 subunit beta-like isoform X2, with the translated sequence MDASASLRLERERHLLFLEMMALGLPKEYESQEVNRLTLAYFAISGLSILDSLDRVDKDQVANWVLSFQAHPRMVADLDSGEFYGFCGSRTSQFSTSICEVSRQNCSHLASTYCALAILKMIGYNLSNISAESILISMRNLQQPDGSFMPIHFGAETDLRFVYCAAAICSMLNNWTGMDKEKAKDYIVKCQSYDGGFGLVPGSESHGGATYCGVAALQLMGFIGADICSKQAQSAVIDVPLLVEWSLKRQSFDGGIQGRCNKPSDTCYAFWVGGVLKMLGVYEFIDKDALHDFILSCQSKVMMLLS
- the LOC135670929 gene encoding dof zinc finger protein DOF5.1-like, producing MVLPSVPVYVDPPNWNQLHAPQLGSSTGGGRNEAPQLPPPPPHGLVGAPRGEGGMVGSIRPGSMAERARLAKIGQPEQALRCPRCDSSNTKFCYFNNYSLSQPRHFCKACRRYWTRGGALRNVPVGGGCRRNKRTKSGSSSSAKNAVTAAYRQSRSPSSTIAAGATTSGITLQQQQQSPLMSSFYPPPDCRTRNLGFGFDGIQSFDAVEYQVPGSHSVGLENLRLHQHIRQFPSIMGGLEPPPPPPPRTPSLTPFQSLYPSFIGEGSGSDGRSLAALVPTRVPSSGFLMQLASTKMDDNAQELGLPRHDLIWGGSAGGSGNGGWATATGFSSFSSSLTDKFL